A genomic segment from Brienomyrus brachyistius isolate T26 chromosome 9, BBRACH_0.4, whole genome shotgun sequence encodes:
- the LOC125749415 gene encoding maturin-like: protein MDFEQLIDTAEEWCSGTPFELIAAECSDERRLDFYAEPRFSFYVLCPDVNCDTDSFHVWSENEDCLPFLQRAQDYISACGRKSLVQVLDEVFSSFRPLLDLPDTDDTETFEQYHTNVEEEQETDHQQLAVSQQ, encoded by the exons ATGGACTTCGAGCAGCTGATCGACACAGCGGAGGAGTGGTGCTCCGGGACCCCCTTCGAGCTCATAGCCGCCGAGTGCAGTGACGAGAGGCGCCTGGATTTCTATGCCGAACCACGGTTCTCCTTTTACGTCCTGTGCCCAGACGTGAATTGTGACACCGATAGTTTT CACGTCTGGAGTGAGAATGAGGACTGCCTGCCCTTCCTGCAGCGTGCCCAAGATTATATCTCGGCTTGTGGCAGGAAGAGCCTCGTGCAGGTCCTGGATGAGGTCTTCTCTTCCTTCAGGCCA CTCCTGGACCTCCCTGACACAGACGACACAGAGACGTTTGAGCAGTACCACACCAACGTGGAGGAGGAACAGGAGACTGACCACCAGCAGCTGGCTGTCAGCCAGCAGTAA